One window of Novosphingobium sp. P6W genomic DNA carries:
- the flgH gene encoding flagellar basal body L-ring protein FlgH, whose translation MKSRFAALTCLLASASLLAGCGSVGRLKNVGKAPKLTEAGEPVAPRLEPSLGNHSVAGRTADGGDPQAEEAARGASLFRTGGGAFFRDQRASRVGDIVTIRINIADNAQVANTTTRTRNGSESSGIAALLGLESQISKVLPGNPDPGNLASTNSKSSAVGAGNTSRSEQINMTVAATVTGVLPNGNLAIRGKQEVRVNFELRELVVSGVIRPEDIARDNSIRHSQIAEARISYGGRGQLTDAQQARWGQQIYDALFPF comes from the coding sequence ATGAAGTCCCGTTTCGCCGCACTTACCTGCCTTCTGGCATCGGCTTCGTTGCTGGCGGGCTGCGGCTCGGTCGGCCGCCTCAAGAACGTGGGCAAGGCGCCGAAGCTGACAGAGGCGGGCGAGCCTGTCGCCCCGCGCCTTGAACCCTCGCTCGGCAACCATTCCGTGGCAGGCCGCACGGCCGACGGCGGCGATCCGCAGGCGGAAGAGGCCGCGCGCGGGGCCTCGCTGTTCCGCACCGGCGGCGGCGCCTTCTTCCGTGACCAGCGTGCCTCGCGCGTGGGGGATATCGTCACGATCCGCATCAACATCGCCGATAATGCGCAAGTTGCCAACACAACCACCCGAACCCGCAACGGCAGCGAAAGCAGCGGCATCGCCGCGCTGCTCGGGCTGGAAAGCCAGATCAGCAAGGTGCTGCCCGGCAATCCCGATCCCGGCAATCTTGCCAGCACCAATTCGAAATCGAGCGCGGTGGGCGCGGGCAACACCTCGCGTTCGGAACAGATCAACATGACCGTCGCCGCCACGGTAACCGGCGTCTTGCCCAACGGCAACCTGGCGATCCGCGGCAAGCAGGAAGTACGCGTCAACTTCGAGCTGCGCGAACTGGTCGTCTCCGGCGTGATCCGCCCCGAGGACATCGCCCGCGACAACTCCATCCGCCACAGCCAGATCGCCGAAGCGCGCATCAGCTACGGCGGACGCGGCCAGCTTACGGACGCCCAGCAGGCCCGCTGGGGCCAGCAGATCTACGATGCCCTGTTCCCGTTCTGA
- a CDS encoding flagellar hook-basal body complex protein, translating into MDVSSFVLLSHEQALRRQLDVAANNMANVSTTGYKREQALFHEYVENAQDAPVQDARKTSFVLDYGAVHDVSQGAFQATGNALDVMIDGPGYLNVQLPDGSTAYTRAGFIKVLDTGELATSGGQRLLDENGRPITVPTDQVGSLTIAPDGSVMAGEEAVGRLAVTSFADENMLEARGDGVLTGSGGQMMTAAQTKLRSGGVEGSNVEAISETTHMVEILRSYQTSQRLSSDLADMRRNAIGRLSKLT; encoded by the coding sequence GCAGGCCCTGCGCCGCCAGTTGGACGTGGCTGCGAACAACATGGCGAACGTTTCGACCACGGGGTACAAGCGCGAACAGGCGCTGTTCCACGAATATGTCGAGAACGCGCAGGACGCCCCCGTCCAGGATGCACGCAAGACCTCGTTCGTGCTCGACTACGGCGCTGTCCACGACGTTTCGCAAGGCGCCTTCCAGGCCACCGGCAACGCGCTGGACGTGATGATCGACGGCCCGGGCTACCTCAACGTCCAATTGCCTGACGGTTCCACCGCCTATACCCGCGCCGGCTTCATCAAGGTGCTCGACACCGGGGAACTGGCGACTTCGGGCGGACAGCGCCTGCTTGACGAGAACGGCCGGCCCATCACCGTTCCCACCGACCAGGTCGGCAGCCTGACGATCGCGCCGGACGGCTCGGTCATGGCGGGCGAGGAAGCCGTGGGCCGCCTTGCCGTCACTAGCTTCGCGGACGAGAACATGCTGGAGGCGCGCGGCGACGGGGTGCTGACCGGCAGCGGCGGCCAGATGATGACCGCCGCCCAGACCAAACTGCGCAGCGGCGGCGTCGAAGGCTCCAACGTCGAGGCGATTTCGGAAACCACCCACATGGTCGAGATCCTGCGCTCCTACCAGACCAGCCAGCGCCTCTCGTCCGACCTCGCCGACATGCGCCGCAACGCCATCGGCCGCCTCAGCAAGCTCACCTGA
- the flgG gene encoding flagellar basal-body rod protein FlgG has protein sequence MRSLSIASTGMLAQQTNVDVISNNIANMNTTGFKRQRAEFEDLLYQQVSRPGAATSPDGTKVPTGIQIGAGVKTGGVYRITEQGALTSTGNAYDMAIDGPGYFQVSLPSGDIGYTRAGSFQLSDQGELVTTDGYRVQPDITIPQGALSVTVSKTGEVQVKLAGQAEMQTVGQLELATFINEAGLEAIGSNLFLESGASGQPNVSTPGQPAFGTLSQGFIEASNVNPVSEITSLITAQRAYEMNSRVLKTADEMLQTSTQTV, from the coding sequence ATGCGTTCGCTCTCCATCGCCTCGACCGGGATGCTTGCCCAGCAGACCAACGTCGACGTCATTTCGAACAACATCGCCAACATGAACACCACCGGCTTCAAGCGCCAGCGTGCTGAGTTCGAGGACCTGCTCTACCAGCAGGTTTCGCGCCCCGGCGCGGCGACCAGCCCGGACGGCACCAAAGTGCCCACCGGCATCCAGATCGGCGCGGGCGTGAAGACCGGCGGCGTTTACCGCATCACCGAACAGGGCGCGCTGACCAGTACCGGCAATGCCTATGACATGGCGATCGACGGCCCCGGCTACTTCCAGGTTTCGCTCCCCTCGGGCGATATCGGGTATACCCGCGCCGGCTCGTTCCAGCTCTCCGACCAGGGCGAACTCGTCACCACCGACGGCTACCGCGTGCAGCCGGACATCACCATCCCGCAGGGTGCGCTCAGCGTCACTGTTTCAAAGACCGGCGAAGTGCAGGTGAAGCTGGCGGGCCAGGCCGAAATGCAGACCGTGGGCCAGCTCGAACTCGCCACCTTCATCAACGAGGCGGGCCTTGAGGCCATCGGCTCCAACCTGTTCCTGGAAAGCGGCGCTTCGGGCCAGCCCAACGTCTCCACCCCTGGGCAGCCCGCATTCGGCACCTTGAGCCAGGGCTTCATCGAGGCTTCCAACGTCAACCCGGTGTCGGAAATCACCTCGCTTATCACCGCCCAGCGCGCGTATGAGATGAACAGCCGCGTCCTCAAGACCGCGGACGAAATGCTGCAGACCTCGACCCAGACGGTCTGA
- a CDS encoding DUF4350 domain-containing protein, translating into MSTGRAASPTAGTAAGIAVGANPFSRWAVLAIVLLGGALFVALLWMIATGTGMGSANDGQAHAEGRGLNGYAAFADYIERRGYAVSRVRNEGALDKPGLLVLTPPALADGKKIEKIVANRRYMGPTLIIAPKWMATQPTREQKNDAKTGWVRLSGTMPPEWQGFLDTLSVKVTALPERAAAWQGAGLSGALPDGRFVLSGQGEGLVRIVGSRDGKLTLAGFMSDGGYYAELEAMAQGPITYPDEEDEERYPVIIVFEPDLLDNYGMARIENARLAEALVRASGVKQGASVSFDMTLPGYGRSQNLLTLAFTPPFLAATLCLLLAALVVGWRGFMRFGPPLVQGRAIAFGKRALVSNAAGFVRRTRRWHLLGGPYADHSRERLVQALALPRTLDPERADAAIDRALAARRHEGEPFSVIAGRLKAARRPHDLLKAARDLHALERMLIR; encoded by the coding sequence ATGAGCACGGGCAGGGCCGCCTCCCCCACAGCTGGCACCGCAGCCGGCATCGCGGTCGGCGCCAATCCGTTTTCGCGCTGGGCAGTGCTGGCCATCGTCCTGCTCGGCGGAGCGCTGTTCGTGGCGCTGCTGTGGATGATCGCGACCGGCACCGGCATGGGGTCCGCCAATGATGGGCAGGCCCATGCAGAGGGCAGGGGCCTCAACGGCTACGCTGCCTTTGCCGATTACATCGAACGGCGCGGTTACGCGGTGAGCCGGGTGCGCAACGAAGGCGCGCTGGACAAGCCGGGCCTGCTGGTGCTGACCCCGCCTGCCCTTGCAGACGGCAAAAAGATCGAAAAGATCGTCGCCAACCGCCGCTATATGGGCCCCACGCTCATCATCGCGCCCAAGTGGATGGCGACCCAGCCCACGCGCGAACAGAAAAACGACGCGAAGACCGGCTGGGTGCGCCTGTCCGGCACGATGCCGCCCGAATGGCAGGGTTTCCTCGATACGCTGTCTGTAAAGGTCACTGCGCTGCCCGAGAGGGCTGCCGCGTGGCAGGGCGCGGGTCTTTCGGGTGCGCTGCCGGACGGGCGATTTGTGCTGTCCGGTCAGGGGGAAGGTCTTGTGCGCATCGTCGGCAGCCGCGACGGGAAGCTGACGCTTGCGGGCTTCATGAGCGACGGCGGATACTACGCCGAACTGGAAGCCATGGCGCAAGGTCCGATCACGTACCCTGACGAGGAAGACGAGGAACGTTACCCCGTAATCATCGTTTTCGAACCCGACTTGCTCGACAATTACGGCATGGCCCGGATCGAGAATGCGCGCCTGGCCGAGGCACTGGTCCGCGCAAGCGGCGTGAAGCAGGGCGCCTCGGTCAGCTTCGACATGACACTGCCCGGTTACGGCCGCTCGCAGAACCTGCTGACGTTGGCCTTCACCCCGCCGTTCCTGGCGGCGACGCTGTGCCTGCTGCTGGCGGCGCTGGTGGTCGGCTGGCGGGGGTTCATGCGCTTTGGCCCGCCGCTTGTGCAAGGCCGGGCGATCGCGTTCGGCAAGCGCGCTTTGGTCTCGAACGCCGCCGGCTTTGTGCGCCGCACCCGCCGCTGGCACCTGCTCGGCGGGCCCTATGCCGATCATTCGCGCGAGCGGCTGGTGCAGGCCCTGGCCCTGCCGCGCACACTCGACCCTGAGCGCGCCGACGCCGCGATCGACCGCGCCCTTGCCGCCCGACGCCACGAGGGTGAACCTTTTTCCGTTATCGCCGGCCGCCTGAAGGCAGCGCGGCGTCCGCATGACCTTCTGAAAGCCGCGCGCGACCTTCATGCGCTCGAAAGGATGCTGATCCGATGA
- a CDS encoding prephenate dehydratase — translation MNAYPQPAIALVGEMEAAALASPEKAVALQGAPGCNGHRAALEYDGDCLPLPCFSFEDALDAVKEGRAARAIIPIENSQHGRVADIHFLLPESGLSIVGEHFMSIHHALMALPGAKGPFSAAYSHPQALGQSRHYLRERGIVPMAYADTAGAAALVREAGDPDSCAIAPKLAAQLYGLDVIEENVEDAADNTTRFVVLAREPLDPFELKDQPAMTTFIFEVKNIPAALYKALGGFATNGVNMTKLESYQAQASFAATTFYADIEGAPGEARVDMALQELAFHCKYVRPLGTYRRARARG, via the coding sequence ATGAACGCCTATCCCCAGCCCGCGATCGCCCTTGTCGGCGAAATGGAAGCCGCCGCCCTCGCCAGCCCCGAAAAGGCCGTCGCCTTGCAGGGCGCGCCCGGCTGCAACGGCCACCGCGCCGCCCTTGAATATGACGGGGATTGCCTGCCGCTGCCGTGCTTCTCGTTCGAGGATGCGCTGGATGCGGTGAAGGAAGGCCGGGCCGCCCGCGCGATCATCCCGATCGAGAATTCCCAGCATGGCCGCGTTGCCGACATCCACTTCCTGCTGCCCGAAAGCGGGCTGTCGATCGTGGGTGAGCATTTCATGTCGATCCATCACGCGCTGATGGCGCTGCCCGGCGCCAAGGGGCCGTTTTCGGCCGCCTACAGCCATCCGCAGGCGCTGGGCCAGTCGCGCCACTATCTTCGCGAACGTGGCATCGTGCCGATGGCCTATGCCGACACCGCCGGCGCCGCCGCGCTGGTGCGCGAGGCCGGCGACCCCGATTCCTGCGCCATCGCCCCGAAGCTGGCGGCCCAGCTCTACGGCCTCGACGTGATCGAGGAGAATGTCGAGGACGCGGCCGACAACACCACCCGCTTCGTGGTGCTGGCGCGCGAACCGCTGGACCCCTTCGAACTGAAGGACCAGCCGGCGATGACCACTTTCATCTTCGAGGTGAAGAACATCCCCGCCGCGCTCTACAAGGCGCTGGGCGGATTCGCGACGAACGGCGTCAACATGACCAAGCTGGAAAGCTATCAGGCCCAGGCCAGCTTCGCGGCGACGACCTTCTACGCCGATATCGAAGGCGCCCCCGGCGAGGCGCGCGTCGACATGGCGCTGCAGGAACTGGCGTTCCACTGCAAGTACGTGCGCCCGCTGGGCACCTATCGCCGGGCACGGGCACGCGGCTGA
- a CDS encoding flagellin encodes MAFSVNTNAGAMAALQSLNSTNRSMETTQSRITTGLNVASTKDDSAKYTVAQTLRGDLGKLNAVTSSLNNAKSVTDVAVAGSEQISDLLNQMKSKTLEASDAGLDVESRTAISKDLVSLKKQINTIIDGSDFNGVNLLKDGGTTDGAVSALQSISSDDTLSIANQGYTTKATTAFGASTDDATITALAGADSAVAATAASDLSDTLDTFFDEVKTSLSELGAGSRQIDGQLAFNSNLTDVVTTGIGSLVDADLAKESASLQALQVQQQLGVQALSIANQAPQTLLSLFR; translated from the coding sequence ATGGCGTTTTCGGTAAACACCAATGCTGGTGCCATGGCTGCTCTTCAGAGCCTGAACAGCACCAACCGTTCGATGGAAACCACCCAGAGCCGTATCACCACGGGTCTGAACGTGGCGTCCACGAAGGACGACTCGGCGAAGTACACCGTCGCCCAGACGCTCCGCGGCGACCTCGGCAAGTTGAATGCTGTCACCAGCTCGCTCAACAACGCCAAGAGCGTCACGGACGTTGCCGTCGCCGGCAGCGAGCAGATCTCCGACCTCCTCAACCAGATGAAGTCGAAGACTCTCGAAGCCTCGGACGCAGGTCTCGACGTTGAAAGCCGCACCGCAATTTCGAAGGATCTGGTCTCGCTCAAGAAGCAGATCAACACGATCATCGATGGTTCGGACTTCAACGGCGTCAACCTGCTGAAGGACGGCGGGACCACGGATGGCGCAGTGAGCGCCCTGCAGTCGATCTCGAGCGACGATACGCTCTCGATCGCCAACCAGGGTTACACGACGAAGGCGACCACTGCTTTCGGCGCTTCGACCGACGATGCCACGATCACCGCGCTCGCAGGTGCGGATTCGGCTGTTGCTGCCACGGCAGCTTCGGACCTGTCCGACACCCTCGACACGTTCTTCGACGAAGTGAAGACCAGCCTGAGCGAGCTCGGCGCTGGTTCGCGCCAGATCGACGGCCAGCTTGCCTTCAACAGCAACCTGACCGACGTTGTCACGACCGGTATCGGCAGCCTCGTCGACGCTGACCTCGCCAAGGAATCCGCGAGCCTTCAGGCCCTTCAGGTCCAGCAGCAGCTGGGCGTGCAGGCCCTATCGATCGCCAACCAGGCACCGCAGACGCTCCTGTCGCTCTTCCGCTAA
- a CDS encoding Ppx/GppA phosphatase family protein, with protein MAEQDPPAAKVDVSGRPGRRRKGRKGKAGLPGSPQTAGTAKGKARPSGSARGPEAGKAPRAENKSRTPAAAKSPAVAKVAAAPAKAIDHPAGTTAPVASTAPVQMPAAASSGAPYPRQAYAAIDLGTNNCRLLIARPSGENFTVIDAFSRVVRLGEGLAQSGRLSDAAMERTLSALRICADKLMRRNVFLARSVATEACRRAVNGTEFIERVREETGIALDIISAREEARLAVLGCHVLLEEGLGPAMIFDIGGGSTELVLIESTGTVPRILDWQSVPWGVVSLTESCASEGATREERLARYRHMHSLVAESFAAFSKRVAPARESAGQDGPLRLLGTSGTVTTLASLHLELPQYDRRMVDGLIVPAESMRDISTRLSAMSLEERREVACIGRERADLVVAGCAILEAILDLWPAARLGVADRGIREGILRSLIASHSPSHGHVRAPGVRDAVHNAIGAR; from the coding sequence ATGGCGGAGCAAGATCCGCCGGCAGCGAAAGTCGATGTGTCGGGCCGTCCGGGACGGCGGCGAAAAGGTCGTAAGGGCAAGGCTGGTTTGCCTGGTAGCCCGCAGACCGCCGGCACAGCCAAGGGCAAGGCGCGTCCGTCAGGGAGTGCGCGAGGGCCCGAGGCCGGCAAAGCGCCGCGCGCAGAAAACAAGTCCAGGACTCCGGCCGCAGCCAAGTCTCCGGCCGTGGCCAAGGTGGCCGCAGCCCCTGCCAAGGCGATCGATCACCCTGCCGGTACAACCGCGCCCGTTGCATCGACCGCGCCGGTTCAAATGCCTGCCGCAGCATCGTCCGGGGCGCCTTATCCGCGTCAGGCCTATGCGGCGATCGATCTTGGCACGAACAACTGCCGCTTGCTCATCGCCCGTCCCTCGGGAGAAAATTTCACCGTGATCGACGCCTTCAGCCGCGTGGTGCGGCTGGGCGAGGGGCTGGCGCAATCGGGCCGGCTTTCCGACGCGGCGATGGAGCGCACGCTTTCGGCGCTGCGAATCTGCGCGGACAAGCTGATGCGCCGCAACGTTTTTCTTGCGCGCTCGGTGGCGACGGAAGCCTGCCGGCGTGCCGTCAACGGCACCGAATTCATCGAGCGGGTGCGAGAAGAGACCGGCATAGCGCTCGACATCATCAGCGCCCGCGAGGAAGCGCGGCTGGCGGTGCTTGGCTGCCATGTCCTGCTTGAGGAAGGCCTGGGCCCGGCGATGATCTTCGACATCGGCGGCGGCTCCACCGAACTGGTCCTGATCGAGAGCACCGGCACCGTGCCGCGCATCCTCGATTGGCAGAGCGTGCCTTGGGGCGTCGTCTCGCTGACCGAGAGCTGCGCGTCCGAAGGCGCCACCCGCGAGGAACGGCTGGCCCGCTATCGCCACATGCACAGCCTTGTCGCAGAGAGTTTCGCGGCATTTTCCAAGCGCGTTGCCCCGGCGCGGGAGAGCGCGGGGCAGGACGGCCCGCTGCGCCTGCTGGGCACCAGCGGCACCGTCACCACGCTTGCCAGCCTGCACCTGGAACTGCCGCAATACGATCGCCGCATGGTCGACGGGCTGATCGTGCCTGCCGAATCGATGCGCGACATCAGCACGCGGCTATCCGCCATGTCGCTGGAGGAGCGCCGCGAGGTGGCCTGCATCGGGCGGGAGCGTGCGGATCTGGTGGTGGCAGGCTGCGCCATTTTGGAGGCGATTCTCGATCTGTGGCCGGCCGCACGCCTTGGCGTTGCCGACCGGGGCATCCGCGAGGGCATCCTGCGCAGCCTGATCGCTTCCCACAGTCCTTCTCACGGTCATGTTCGCGCGCCCGGCGTGCGCGACGCCGTACATAACGCAATAGGTGCAAGATGA
- a CDS encoding helix-turn-helix domain-containing protein yields MSASRIGELLQRPSRAGNGDSEARGPWRKSYDVDDVRARVSTIYWNASPKNENYLQFRDVFATTVRKYSSHIREKGKQLPISMTAQAVLGALLALMDGKTGRCDPSLDEISRRSDMSRRTVVRQLEALRERKIVNWVRRTVKTGNAKGAGPQRQQTSNAYFIDMMNLPIEIVRTLRQKLGDKLRETAKVFHGSGKVPSFSGIFPCDCISLFAPG; encoded by the coding sequence ATGAGCGCGTCAAGAATCGGCGAACTGCTGCAGCGACCAAGCCGCGCCGGCAACGGCGACAGCGAAGCGCGGGGCCCGTGGCGGAAGAGCTATGACGTAGACGACGTGCGCGCCCGCGTCTCAACGATCTATTGGAACGCCTCCCCCAAGAACGAAAACTATCTCCAATTCCGCGACGTGTTTGCCACCACGGTAAGGAAGTACTCCAGCCACATCCGCGAGAAGGGCAAGCAGCTGCCCATTTCAATGACCGCACAAGCCGTGCTGGGCGCCCTTCTCGCTCTCATGGACGGCAAAACAGGCCGGTGCGACCCGTCTCTGGACGAAATATCGAGACGTTCTGATATGTCGCGTCGTACCGTCGTGCGGCAGCTGGAGGCTCTGCGCGAACGCAAGATCGTCAACTGGGTGCGGCGCACGGTGAAAACCGGGAATGCCAAGGGCGCTGGCCCACAGCGCCAGCAGACGAGCAACGCCTACTTTATCGATATGATGAACCTGCCGATCGAGATCGTACGCACGCTGCGTCAGAAGCTGGGCGACAAGCTACGCGAGACGGCAAAGGTCTTCCACGGATCGGGCAAGGTCCCTAGCTTCAGCGGTATTTTCCCGTGTGACTGCATCAGCCTTTTTGCTCCCGGATAA
- a CDS encoding RlmE family RNA methyltransferase, whose protein sequence is MSRSGKDPGERLRTAKKRTTSSARWLTRQINDPYVKKAKADGYRSRAAYKLIELDEKFDLFKGVTRAVDLGIAPGGWSQVLRLKAPKAKVVGIDLLPTDPIEGVTIFEMDFMADEAPAALEGALDGPPDLVLSDMAANTVGHKQTDHLRTMGLVETAVDFAIQSMAPGGTFVAKVLAGGTDTELLSLLKRHFTSVKHAKPPASRKDSSEWYVIAKGFKGQG, encoded by the coding sequence ATGAGCCGTTCAGGAAAAGACCCCGGCGAGCGCCTGCGCACCGCCAAGAAGCGCACCACCAGTTCGGCGCGCTGGCTGACGCGCCAGATCAACGACCCTTACGTCAAGAAGGCCAAGGCCGACGGCTATCGCAGCCGCGCCGCTTACAAGCTGATCGAACTGGACGAAAAATTCGACCTGTTCAAAGGCGTGACCCGCGCGGTCGACCTTGGCATCGCGCCGGGCGGCTGGAGCCAGGTGCTGCGCCTGAAGGCCCCCAAGGCCAAGGTCGTGGGCATCGATTTGCTGCCCACCGACCCGATCGAGGGCGTGACCATCTTCGAAATGGACTTCATGGCCGACGAGGCCCCCGCCGCGCTGGAAGGCGCGCTGGACGGACCGCCGGACCTGGTGCTGTCGGACATGGCGGCGAACACCGTTGGCCACAAGCAGACAGACCACCTGCGCACCATGGGCTTGGTCGAAACGGCGGTGGACTTTGCGATCCAGTCGATGGCGCCGGGCGGTACGTTCGTCGCCAAGGTGCTGGCGGGCGGCACGGATACCGAACTGCTGTCGCTGCTGAAGCGCCATTTCACCAGTGTGAAGCACGCCAAGCCGCCTGCGAGCCGCAAGGACTCGTCCGAGTGGTACGTGATCGCCAAGGGCTTCAAGGGCCAGGGCTGA
- a CDS encoding integrase arm-type DNA-binding domain-containing protein, whose translation MLTDAACRKALPGETDRKISDERGLYLLVRKTGSKLWRLKYRFAGREKLLAIGPYPEVTITQARSARDKAQQQLRDGIDPSAAKQARKAQAIADALDSFEKVARAWYAVKAKTLDPRYAAAVLSRLEYDVFPSFGSKPIRSITSPMVLDMIRKIEKREAHDTAHRVRNHVSDVFVWAIASGLAEIDPANMIKKALIPTDPKLRPAIVKIEPARKLLSDIEALPGTYWSTLLAARLTALTAARPGVVRLAEKQEFEDLDGPKPIWRIPAAKMKLTRKQKRDVAWEFVIPLSRQAVEVVKAAISESPACHPKAAHNGKKWLFPGPGAWTKPISDSTLSKVYREGGYEGVHVPHGWRSTFSTIMNERAAGEDQERDRAIIDLMLAHVQPGVEPIYNRAMYLPRRRQLAQAWANLLMQDAVNAHLLLPAHRPWRSKTRETGHERVKNRRTAAATKPRRQRRQRSAGPVAEEL comes from the coding sequence GTGCTAACGGACGCGGCCTGCCGGAAGGCGCTGCCAGGCGAGACGGATCGGAAGATTTCGGACGAGCGGGGGCTCTACCTCCTCGTGCGGAAAACCGGCTCCAAACTGTGGCGTCTGAAGTACCGCTTTGCGGGACGCGAGAAGTTGCTCGCGATCGGGCCCTATCCCGAGGTCACGATCACACAAGCCCGCAGCGCGCGGGACAAGGCACAGCAACAGCTCCGGGACGGAATCGACCCATCGGCGGCGAAGCAGGCCCGCAAGGCGCAGGCTATTGCGGATGCCCTGGACAGCTTCGAGAAGGTAGCCCGCGCCTGGTACGCGGTGAAGGCAAAGACCTTGGACCCGCGTTACGCCGCAGCAGTGCTGAGCAGGCTGGAATACGACGTCTTCCCATCATTCGGATCAAAGCCGATCCGCAGCATCACGTCCCCCATGGTGCTGGACATGATCAGGAAGATCGAGAAGCGCGAGGCACACGATACGGCGCACAGAGTGCGGAACCACGTCTCGGACGTGTTCGTGTGGGCAATTGCGTCGGGGCTGGCCGAAATCGACCCGGCGAACATGATCAAGAAGGCGCTCATACCGACCGATCCCAAGCTGCGCCCGGCGATCGTCAAGATCGAGCCGGCGCGCAAACTGCTATCGGACATCGAAGCACTCCCGGGCACGTACTGGTCAACGCTGCTCGCGGCACGCCTCACGGCGTTGACGGCAGCGCGGCCGGGCGTCGTTCGTCTTGCGGAGAAGCAGGAGTTCGAGGACTTGGACGGGCCGAAGCCAATTTGGCGCATCCCGGCGGCCAAGATGAAGTTAACTCGCAAGCAGAAGCGCGACGTCGCTTGGGAGTTCGTCATTCCCCTTTCGCGGCAGGCCGTGGAGGTTGTCAAAGCAGCCATTTCAGAGAGCCCAGCCTGCCACCCGAAGGCAGCGCACAACGGCAAGAAATGGCTCTTCCCCGGCCCCGGTGCCTGGACGAAGCCGATCAGCGACAGCACGCTGAGCAAGGTCTACCGGGAGGGAGGTTACGAGGGCGTGCACGTCCCGCATGGCTGGCGCTCCACCTTCTCAACGATCATGAACGAACGCGCGGCCGGCGAGGATCAGGAACGCGACCGCGCGATCATCGACCTGATGCTTGCGCATGTGCAGCCGGGCGTCGAGCCGATCTACAACCGCGCGATGTATTTGCCACGTCGGCGCCAGTTGGCGCAGGCATGGGCAAACCTGCTCATGCAGGACGCAGTCAACGCGCACTTGCTGCTGCCCGCGCATCGGCCTTGGCGCTCCAAAACCCGGGAGACCGGGCATGAGCGCGTCAAGAATCGGCGAACTGCTGCAGCGACCAAGCCGCGCCGGCAACGGCGACAGCGAAGCGCGGGGCCCGTGGCGGAAGAGCTATGA
- a CDS encoding cytochrome c family protein, whose product MDDRFNTIAGWTLFSGIVGLGLSIASGMYFQADKHHAPETAGYPVEGVAEKGEGGADVPIATLLASADVAKGQATFAKCTSCHTINSGGANGIGPNLHGVVGEAIGKGVGGFAFSDALKSKGGNWSFDALNDWLKSPKAYAPGTKMTFAGLSKPEDRANIIAYLNTQGSNLPLPAAGAAPAADAAAAPAAEGAAAPEASEAAAQ is encoded by the coding sequence ATGGACGATCGTTTCAATACTATCGCCGGCTGGACTTTATTCTCGGGCATCGTCGGCCTGGGGCTGAGCATTGCCAGCGGAATGTACTTTCAGGCTGACAAGCATCACGCCCCCGAGACGGCGGGCTATCCGGTCGAAGGCGTAGCAGAGAAGGGCGAAGGCGGCGCCGACGTGCCGATCGCAACGCTTCTGGCCAGCGCCGACGTGGCGAAGGGCCAGGCGACTTTCGCCAAGTGCACCTCGTGCCACACCATCAATTCGGGCGGCGCCAACGGCATCGGCCCCAACCTCCACGGCGTCGTCGGCGAGGCGATCGGCAAGGGCGTGGGCGGTTTCGCGTTCTCCGACGCCCTAAAGAGCAAGGGCGGCAACTGGTCGTTCGATGCGCTGAACGATTGGCTCAAGAGCCCCAAGGCCTATGCGCCGGGGACCAAGATGACCTTCGCCGGCCTTTCGAAGCCGGAAGACCGGGCTAACATCATCGCCTATCTGAACACGCAGGGTTCCAACCTGCCGCTGCCGGCGGCCGGTGCAGCGCCCGCTGCGGATGCCGCTGCTGCCCCCGCCGCCGAAGGAGCAGCCGCTCCCGAAGCGAGCGAGGCTGCCGCGCAGTAA
- the flgA gene encoding flagellar basal body P-ring formation chaperone FlgA encodes MLAALLLAVAAATTPAPGTEFAPVLARTVERGEVLSKADFETARVLPAIARNALSPAEAAGQETTRRLNAGAPVRAADVTSARVVHRGETVTISLVSGGLRITSPGRALSDAGRGDTVRVMSLATNRTLEGVALAGGEVRVQAP; translated from the coding sequence ATGCTTGCTGCCCTGCTCCTTGCCGTCGCCGCCGCGACGACGCCCGCACCCGGGACCGAGTTCGCGCCGGTTCTGGCGCGTACGGTGGAGCGGGGCGAAGTCCTCTCGAAAGCCGATTTCGAAACCGCGCGGGTCCTGCCCGCCATTGCCCGCAACGCGCTCAGTCCGGCCGAGGCCGCAGGGCAGGAAACCACCCGCCGCCTGAATGCGGGCGCTCCCGTCCGCGCCGCCGACGTCACCTCCGCGCGGGTCGTGCACCGGGGCGAGACGGTGACGATCTCCCTCGTTTCGGGGGGGCTGCGGATCACCTCGCCCGGCCGCGCCCTCAGCGACGCGGGCCGGGGCGATACGGTTCGCGTGATGAGCCTTGCCACGAACCGCACGCTCGAGGGGGTGGCCTTGGCCGGCGGCGAAGTGCGCGTACAGGCGCCTTAA